One window from the genome of Antricoccus suffuscus encodes:
- a CDS encoding SAM-dependent methyltransferase: protein MTSTAERVVALVRPVIGSDLPVRIRAWDGSEAGPLNAPVVHLTSRRALRRILWHPDELGLAQAYVTGELDAPGGADDVVDALRRAWQTTPTRAHRPDARHLLTAVATGARLGALGLRPKPPVSQARLDGDVHTTTRDKAAISHHYDLSNDFYALLLDESMAYSCAYYSRPDMSLAEAQRAKLDLICRKLDLRPGMRLLDVGCGWGSLSLHAAEHYGAVVLGVTISRQQQEFVAKRIADRGLDGQVEVRLQDYREVREAPFDAVSSIEMGEHVGEDNYGTYAGVLFEQLKPSGRMLLQQMSRHRDAAPGGGAFIENFIAPDMHMRPLPDTLRFLQDAGFEIREVQAMREHYARTVADWHDTFEKHYREAVSMVGEEIARVWRLYLIGGGLTFEQGRMGVDQILAVRPAYGAASVCQVPDWNQT from the coding sequence ATGACCAGTACCGCCGAACGTGTGGTCGCCTTGGTGCGACCGGTAATTGGCAGCGACCTTCCGGTCCGCATCCGCGCCTGGGACGGCAGTGAGGCGGGGCCACTGAACGCTCCCGTCGTTCATTTGACGTCCCGGCGCGCGCTCCGGCGGATCCTGTGGCACCCTGACGAGCTCGGTCTGGCGCAGGCCTATGTCACCGGGGAGCTTGACGCGCCAGGCGGGGCGGACGACGTCGTTGATGCGTTACGCCGAGCGTGGCAGACCACGCCTACCAGAGCGCATCGACCGGACGCCCGTCACCTGCTCACCGCGGTGGCGACCGGTGCGCGGTTGGGCGCACTGGGCCTTCGGCCCAAACCTCCTGTGTCGCAAGCTCGCCTCGACGGTGACGTGCACACCACGACGCGCGACAAGGCGGCGATCTCGCACCACTACGACCTGTCCAACGATTTTTACGCGCTTCTCCTGGACGAGTCGATGGCGTACTCCTGTGCTTACTACTCGCGCCCCGATATGAGCCTGGCGGAAGCTCAACGCGCGAAGCTCGACCTGATCTGCCGCAAACTTGATCTTCGCCCAGGGATGCGATTACTCGATGTCGGTTGTGGCTGGGGTTCGCTGAGCCTGCACGCGGCCGAACATTACGGCGCGGTCGTGCTCGGTGTGACGATATCGCGGCAACAGCAGGAGTTCGTCGCCAAACGGATCGCCGATCGAGGGCTTGACGGCCAAGTCGAGGTGCGCTTGCAGGATTACCGTGAGGTACGAGAGGCGCCGTTCGATGCGGTGAGCTCGATTGAGATGGGCGAGCATGTCGGAGAGGATAACTACGGCACGTACGCCGGGGTGCTGTTCGAGCAACTCAAGCCGTCCGGTCGTATGCTCCTGCAGCAGATGTCGCGGCACCGCGACGCCGCGCCTGGCGGCGGCGCCTTCATCGAGAATTTCATCGCACCGGACATGCACATGCGGCCACTGCCGGACACGTTGCGGTTCTTACAAGACGCTGGTTTCGAGATCCGCGAGGTCCAGGCGATGCGCGAACACTACGCGCGCACGGTCGCTGACTGGCACGACACCTTTGAGAAGCACTACCGCGAGGCCGTGTCCATGGTGGGAGAGGAAATCGCTCGGGTGTGGCGGCTCTATCTGATCGGTGGTGGGCTCACATTCGAGCAAGGGAGGATGGGCGTCGATCAGATACTCGCCGTGCGTCCGGCGTACGGCGCCGCTTCGGTCTGCCAGGTACCCGATTGGAATCAGACGTAA
- a CDS encoding DUF1295 domain-containing protein — MSDFPTDAFLRAVPWAIGAVLVVLLGTYVASRWLGKHSVVDTAWGLLFCAVAIVSFISSQGTGDDGRRWLLFVMTMVWGLRLAWHIGSRSRGKGEDPRYKAMLEGHGTAYVVVVVYLLQGFLALLVSMPVLVGSFVPVPLSPIVIVGVAFWIVGLIFEAVGDWQLECYKSDPDRDQVLDTGLWRYTRHPNYFGDACVWLGIFLVVAPSWPGALTVLSPAVMIYLLAFGSGKRVLERSMARRPGYVDYMRRTSGFVPLPPRR; from the coding sequence ATGAGCGACTTCCCGACAGACGCCTTCCTTCGTGCCGTTCCATGGGCGATAGGAGCCGTGCTCGTCGTACTGCTCGGCACTTATGTGGCGTCCCGGTGGCTTGGCAAGCACTCCGTGGTCGACACCGCGTGGGGTCTGCTGTTCTGTGCGGTCGCGATCGTGTCGTTCATAAGTTCGCAGGGCACGGGCGATGACGGACGTCGGTGGCTGCTGTTCGTCATGACAATGGTCTGGGGGTTAAGGCTCGCGTGGCACATCGGATCACGGAGTCGAGGCAAGGGCGAGGACCCACGCTATAAGGCGATGCTGGAGGGGCATGGCACGGCGTACGTCGTCGTTGTTGTCTACCTACTGCAGGGATTCCTGGCATTGTTGGTGTCCATGCCCGTGCTGGTGGGAAGTTTCGTGCCGGTCCCACTATCGCCGATCGTTATCGTCGGTGTCGCGTTCTGGATTGTCGGCCTTATCTTTGAGGCGGTCGGCGACTGGCAGCTTGAGTGCTATAAGTCCGACCCCGATCGCGATCAGGTCCTCGACACGGGCTTGTGGCGCTATACCCGTCATCCCAACTATTTCGGCGACGCATGTGTCTGGCTCGGGATCTTCCTCGTCGTCGCACCGAGTTGGCCGGGCGCGTTGACTGTGCTCTCGCCCGCGGTCATGATCTACCTGCTCGCCTTCGGTTCGGGAAAGCGTGTCCTGGAAAGATCGATGGCGCGCCGCCCCGGATACGTCGACTACATGCGACGCACCTCTGGTTTCGTGCCGCTTCCACCTCGCCGTTAG
- a CDS encoding lysophospholipid acyltransferase family protein — protein MRLPRWVRRILTYVALYVLLLFTVAASPLLVIVALVLSHWLPGKWRALRLLGFAIVGLLAESAAVITAGALWIASGFGAAIRSRRFQDAHYAALRWVLAVLVGSARRLFQLDLTTDVRSWSPLDDGVPGSTNAMLVLSRHAGPGDSLLLMNTLMNSDHLRRTRVVLKDAMQFDPVCDLYLNRLPAKFVNPNPGPGEDMPSGIAALADGMSDKDALLIFPEGGNFTPKRRTRAIQRLTDAGHTEAATSAQSLKHLLPPRPAGVLAALDAAPSADVVFVAHTGLDHMLTARDIWREIPVHKRLHMRWTFVPAADVPTDRDQRVNWLNTHWSDIDRWVEANSA, from the coding sequence ATGAGACTGCCGAGATGGGTACGCCGCATTCTCACCTATGTCGCGCTCTACGTGCTGCTCTTGTTTACCGTCGCCGCCTCGCCACTGCTGGTGATCGTTGCGTTGGTCCTCTCGCACTGGCTGCCAGGTAAATGGCGCGCGTTGCGGCTACTTGGTTTTGCCATCGTCGGCCTGCTCGCGGAATCCGCGGCCGTCATCACTGCCGGCGCGCTGTGGATCGCCAGTGGTTTCGGTGCGGCTATTCGCTCACGCCGCTTCCAGGACGCGCACTACGCCGCACTGCGTTGGGTTCTCGCGGTACTGGTCGGTTCGGCTCGTCGGTTGTTCCAACTGGATCTGACGACAGACGTGCGCTCCTGGAGCCCGCTTGACGACGGCGTACCCGGATCAACCAACGCGATGCTCGTGCTCAGCAGGCACGCCGGGCCCGGCGACAGCCTGCTCCTGATGAACACCCTCATGAACAGCGACCATCTGCGCCGAACCCGCGTGGTGCTCAAAGATGCCATGCAGTTCGACCCGGTCTGCGATCTCTACCTCAACCGGCTTCCGGCGAAGTTTGTCAATCCCAACCCGGGCCCGGGCGAGGACATGCCGAGCGGCATCGCGGCCCTCGCCGACGGCATGAGCGACAAGGACGCACTGCTGATCTTCCCGGAGGGCGGCAACTTCACCCCTAAGCGCCGCACCAGGGCGATCCAGCGACTCACCGACGCCGGTCACACGGAGGCCGCGACCAGTGCGCAGTCGCTCAAGCACCTGCTCCCGCCTCGGCCCGCGGGCGTGCTTGCCGCTCTTGATGCCGCGCCTTCGGCTGACGTCGTCTTCGTCGCGCACACCGGACTGGACCATATGCTCACCGCCCGGGACATATGGCGCGAAATCCCCGTGCACAAGAGACTGCACATGCGGTGGACTTTTGTGCCCGCCGCCGACGTGCCGACCGACCGCGATCAACGCGTGAACTGGCTCAACACCCATTGGTCGGATATCGACCGGTGGGTGGAGGCGAACAGCGCCTAA
- a CDS encoding patatin-like phospholipase family protein, producing the protein MTYDERVTKGDARVAFVLGGGGVLGASEVGMLRALIEADARPDLVLGTSIGAINGAMISADPSIGAIERLTSLWHELIGGNVLGGSLLSQTKTLIRTKTHLHQADPLRELLQSEFGDQSIDDLTVPFGCVAASIETASEHWFTNGPVVDAVLASSAVPGLLAPVEIDGEHFMDGGLVDSIPVGRAIEMGMHTIYVLQVGRIETPLKAPTRPWEVGTVAFEIARRHRFATTMANLPTHVKVHVLPTGNPVKVGGRQQLRYRDFSAVPDRIRSAYEATRAYLDAESTKP; encoded by the coding sequence ATGACCTACGACGAGCGCGTCACGAAGGGCGACGCCCGCGTGGCATTTGTACTCGGCGGTGGCGGCGTGCTCGGCGCCAGCGAGGTTGGCATGCTGCGCGCGTTGATTGAGGCTGATGCGCGACCCGACTTGGTGCTCGGTACGTCGATCGGTGCGATCAATGGCGCGATGATCTCCGCAGATCCGAGCATCGGCGCAATCGAGCGGCTGACGTCACTCTGGCATGAGCTCATCGGCGGCAACGTCCTCGGCGGTTCGCTGCTGTCGCAAACGAAGACGCTGATCCGGACGAAAACCCATTTGCATCAGGCCGATCCGTTGCGCGAGCTGCTCCAGTCGGAGTTCGGCGACCAATCAATCGATGACCTCACGGTTCCGTTCGGCTGCGTAGCGGCGAGCATCGAGACCGCGTCGGAGCACTGGTTCACCAATGGACCAGTGGTGGACGCGGTGCTTGCCAGCAGCGCCGTACCCGGGCTTCTCGCGCCGGTCGAGATCGACGGTGAGCACTTCATGGACGGCGGCCTGGTCGACAGCATCCCCGTCGGACGCGCCATCGAGATGGGCATGCACACTATTTACGTGCTCCAGGTCGGTCGCATCGAGACTCCGCTCAAAGCTCCCACTCGGCCGTGGGAGGTAGGTACCGTAGCGTTCGAAATCGCCCGACGGCACCGCTTCGCTACCACTATGGCGAACCTGCCGACCCACGTGAAGGTTCACGTTCTCCCCACAGGCAACCCTGTCAAAGTAGGCGGTCGTCAGCAGCTCCGCTACCGCGACTTCTCTGCGGTACCCGACCGCATCCGATCCGCTTACGAGGCGACCCGGGCGTATCTGGACGCGGAGTCGACGAAACCATGA